From the Helianthus annuus cultivar XRQ/B chromosome 17, HanXRQr2.0-SUNRISE, whole genome shotgun sequence genome, the window TCGATATTAGATCTCATTTAAGACCGGAAACACGACCCAAAAATAACAGTTTCGAGATTTCATCGCTTGGTCACAAAATACAGTTGTAATCATTAAATTAAACAAATGGAAAAAGATGATACAAAATTTGGTACATAAAATATTCTAGTTTCACAGCTAAAATATCCTCCCAACAACCTTAGCCAGATTTTCTTATCCACCTAGCCGAAACAAAACGATAAATTAAATGAAATAGCGTATCTACCTCTGCATATTACTTGGTGTGTGTTTTCGGCTTCTGGATCCTAACATATGGGAGAATTCCCATGAAACAAACCACCTTCGGGCTCCAGTCACGTTGTTGTGCCCGACAAAACATCAAGAACGTGTTTGCAAAATAAGAGTTAAAGCCCATGGAAACATGCCACAACGCATGACCCTGAGGGTTAATCGGCCAGGTGGATATATGCGTGCAGCAGAACCGATCACCTAACCAGCACAAACTACCAACGAAAAGGGTGGCGAAATATAACTTCGCTAGCCTTTTGGCCGACACGTcttgtgtatgtatgtaatacTTGTACATCCGAGGCACACACAACAGGCAAAGCATCACGTAATGAAGTTTGAAACCGATATCAAAACGGATCACGGAATGGAGAACGGCGAAAGAGATACCGTACAGGAACAGGAACGTTGGCATGGTACTTCGGTAGTGCCAATCTGGTGAGTAGAGGATGTATATGTATAGCAGCATTTCCCATACCATTGGAGTCTCGTCACTTTGCTGCTGCCTGCAAATTAAATACTTCCATAATTATCAAATTCAATCATACTTTAGGAGGTGTTTTTATGTATGATTTCAGAATTATTATGTGCCATCAAATGATCAGCAGGTGTTTGGATGTGCTTCTGTTGTTCAAACTGAAGTTTAAATGTTAGCTTAATTTTTAAAAAGTGTGCCTGAGGCGGAAGACGATCTGGAAAAACGCGCCGTTCCGTAATTGTATGTATATTAATTTTAGGTATATAATTGCtaaatatttttaaacatgttttataaTACATGCTTTTTTACAAACATAAtgagtttttatattttttaagttaattacacaaataatCCTTGTGGTTTATTGAAAGTATCACCTTTGAGTCCTAACAGAAAATTATATAGGGGTACTATAGTCATTTTACActgatttaacagaaaaattaTTGGCAGTTAGCGTTAACAttcaaaggtgttacaaaatcgAAACCATAAAACCTGAAcctgttacaaaaaaaaaaaaagaaagagttTGTACTCAAAGGTGTTACTTTCAATAAACCACAAAGActatctgtgtaattaactctaaatataATGACCCAGAATGACAAATTTCTGAAATGGAAATTTAAAGTCCCTTCAACGTAGggggtaaataagtaattttATAAACTGATACAGTAAAAAATGAAGAACATCGGAACATGTACTCACACATGTTGCAATGTGGCATGATACATTACGCTTCCAATAGCGAGGGCCATATTTGACAAGTGAAGAACACTGAACCTCTTCTCGAACCGTTGTAGCAATGAACTAACAAGGCCGATGAATGCCAATAGGATGCATGGAATGTTTGAGATGGTATTATAAAACTCAGCAACATAAGAAGAATACACGTAGTTCTTTTCACACCACTCGTGGGACGA encodes:
- the LOC110920887 gene encoding alkaline ceramidase, which translates into the protein MADSTSSFWGPVTSSHEWCEKNYVYSSYVAEFYNTISNIPCILLAFIGLVSSLLQRFEKRFSVLHLSNMALAIGSVMYHATLQHVQQQSDETPMVWEMLLYIYILYSPDWHYRSTMPTFLFLYGISFAVLHSVIRFDIGFKLHYVMLCLLCVPRMYKYYIHTQDVSAKRLAKLYFATLFVGSLCWLGDRFCCTHISTWPINPQGHALWHVSMGFNSYFANTFLMFCRAQQRDWSPKVVCFMGILPYVRIQKPKTHTK